The following DNA comes from Fundulus heteroclitus isolate FHET01 chromosome 1, MU-UCD_Fhet_4.1, whole genome shotgun sequence.
CCCTTAACATATTGTCTGTCTCAGTGGTTGCCCTGATTCAGAGTCAATTTTCTCTAAACATGACAGCACTCCACAGCATACTCTGCTCTATTTCCCTTAAATACTGAGTCTCAGCATTGAGATTTTCTGTAGTGAAGCTGGCAGCAGCCTCAATATAACCCTGTTTATCTGTATTTTGAACTCCATGTTTGGTCTACAATTTCCAAattccatgattttttttttttttttacttttgattagATTTAAGGATAATTGGTCATCATCAAACCATAATTTATTCAATTTGATAATTTCTTCAATTACATTCTTTAccagctactctgagtagtcATTTAGAACTGATCTACATGTTGGCCATCTGTATTTACGTCTAAAGATGTTTTTGAGCAGTTCTTCTaactctctgctgctgttggtCATTCATTACATTGAaaactgttattaaaaataatttgtgaAAATCTTAGAAAATGCAAACATTGCCAAATGAGATGGATGGGGTAAAGTTATCATTAGGCTCTGTGGTTCAGCAGCAATGAGACCTTGTCACtgatttgtgaagaaaaaaactgagaacCTGAGATCAGTGACGTTGACTATGTAAATCAATTTTTTGAATTTGTTCCACATGAAAATGCTTCAGGGCATGACGGTTAAATCAAATGCAAATAGTGCTTGGATTCGGTATGTAAGCAGTGAACATTGCTCCTCTCTGCAGTTCTTCACCAGCAAAGAGGACAGAAAAGGACAGATGGAGAacgtttttcagttttttgctgCTGCGTCTGGTACGTCTTTTACAACATGTATTCAGATGTGAATCTTAAAGGTCAATCTAAAGTAACTGATAGTTTCAATCATGCTGATCTCTGTCTGCAGCTCTGTGTGCCGTCTCCTCACTTCCTGCACATAAATACCATTTTGTTTATGAACCAAAGACCTGGAATGAAGCTCAGAGTTTCTGCAGGGAACATTACTCAGACCTGGCAACCATCCACAACATGGATGACGTGAACATCCTAAACGAGATGGCGGACTCGCAGCAGATGGtatgttacattttttctttcactaGAAAATAGAATGAGAGGCACAAAAAACGTTCAGCTGCACAAACTTCCATGTATTTCTCCTTCACTTGGGAAAAATTTACTTTtgctttgcattttgttttgatgGAAACAAACTCTGAAGAACTAAAATATCCAAAATTGAAGGATGAGACTTCtagacagaaacaaacacatttatggTGGCGAACTCCCCTGAAAATTGTCCCAGTATAAAAGTAAACCACTGAGAACAGCTCTAACTGCATCCACAGGTTATCAGATGTGTAACACAGTGAAGAGCAAAATATGAGATGCTTTGAATGGTGGACAAGACCTGAAAACATCTGGAGGTTCTGTACACAGAAGGTTAATGAAACATCTaaacatttgccaaaaaaaaaatcaacttttctTTGAATTTATCTTATTAAATATTATACACCTTCTAAACTCAATTTAATAATTATAAGTTAAGTCAAAACAAATGTTGTCTCAAGACCCTTTTCTAGACAAGCAGACTCTGtttattacagaaataaagTGGGATTAAACACATCATGCAGACAGATTCATTGACATGCACCGTAAGTAAATCCTAGTTTTAAAACGATGCAGTTAGACTTAGTTTATTATTCCAGTTGGTAAAAAGCTCTCCATCTAAAGAACCCCAACTGGTTGCGTCGAGTTGTTGAAGTGGCAACAATTCCTCTTACCAAGTCAGGAAAACTttcctttaacagggaggaaaccctcctgcagaaccaggctcagtgtgaacgatcAATTGCTGCGACCCAcaggggcttagagaagacagagcagagacacagaaagcacagaagcattgATCCAGGTAAACTTTCTATGtgggagaaaagtaaaaaataaatggctgACTGGCTCTTTTAGTGGCTTCCGCCAGCAgagaaacagctaaaaaaataaactcagttTTCAGGTCTAGAGAATGAAAGAGAGCACAGGTAGTTAGTTGCAGTAACTGAGCAAAAAAATGGTGGGAGCAGCAAACAAACAGTTCTAACGAGACAATATGGCAGGGACAGGAAGGTTGAGGGACATTAGAACTGGACTGATGTtctctatcttcctggttttagtgggAACacgagcagcagcattctggatcagatgCAGTTGTCTGATAAATTTTTTAGGGCAAATCTGTGTTGCAGTAGTCAATagaactaaagataaacacaaggatgagtttctctagatcttgttgggacatcagtcctttaatcaaggaaatgttcttcaggtggtagaaagcagattttgtaactgtctttatgtATCTTTAAAGGTTCGGGTCTGAATCAATCATtgcacccagattttgggcctgatcatgTAATGATTTGTGTTTAGGACCCGATAATTCACCCGTAAAGAAATAGCAGGTGGAAATGTCTGATCTGTGATGCTGACGCTGCTTTACTGTACTCTCTACAGAGAGCCTGGATCGGACTGTATGACAACTGGAAGTGGTCCGGCTCTGATGGGGAGTACAGGAACTGGCAGTCTGACCAACCCACTACGTACCAGGCAGAAGAGAACTGTGTGGCAATGATGCCGAATAGTCAGTGGATCGATGCACCCTGTGAATGGCTCTTAAGACCAGTCTGCTCTGATGGGACCGGTGAGGAATCCAGTTTCCAGGTTCCTGCCTGAAACGTTTCAAAGCGTATAGTTCATAGGCTGAAATATAACTTCCATTTGGTGCAATTTAAAGGATTGAAAGTGACTTTTGTCGGCATCAACGTCTCCATGACCTGGGCCAATAGTCAGAGATACTGCAGGGAACATCACACAGATCTGGTCACCATCAGAAATGAGACGGACAACCGGAAGGTAAAAAAGCTGATTTCAGTAAACGCAGCGGTTTGGATTGGTCTCTACAGGAAGTCCTGGGAATGGGTGGATGGAAGCACCTCCTCGTTCCGGTACTGGAAGTCCGGGGAACCCAACAACGTCAGGGTGAAGGAGAACTGTGTGGCAGCAAATTTTGGAGCTTCTGGAATTTGGGAGGATGACAACTGTGATGTGGAGAAACCATTTATCTGCAACCAAGGTAAATGCAAGGAAATGTTTaacatgtccaaaaaaaaattgcagaaaataagtaaaaatgtttttactttaaagaaaatgttttttttcacttgctGGGTTGAAACAGAGAATTAATTACGTTTTTCTTATTGTCACCTTTCTCTGTTCATTTTCCACCTGTGGCCCAGCCTGAGAACCTTCAATTTTATTCTGAaggatttaggtttttttgtcCAACCAATGTCATTGTCCCACACGAGTCACTGGTAGAACCCTcacatttatgtatttacttccatatttaaaacacaagacCAGAAACCCAGCTTCATCCACCAGAGACACATGAATGTGGAAAAACTTCAAGATCTCTGAAACTTTGCAGATCTTTTTCTCTCATTTATCCCGcatatatgaaattattaaccaaaaaacacatttaggtAATATCACATTTAGGTAATATCATGTTACtgatgaagaagaggaaggttAAGCAGTGACTGTTTCAATTTAATATCAAGCTGGCCGGAGTGCCACAAGGCTGTGTGATGAGTCCCTTCCTCTACTCTCTCCTCACCCACGACTACTGACCTGTCCATGGCTCTAACGCCATCATCAAGTTTGCAGACGATACCACCGTGATTGGCCTTATCAGAGACAACGATGAGGCCGCCTACAGGGAGGAGGTGGACCGTCTGGCTGAGTGGTGTGACAAAAACAACCTGCAGCTGAACACAGAGAAGACCAAAAAACCcattgtggacttcaggaggaACGCTGACCTACACCCACCCATCCACATCAAAGGGACAGcggtggagcgtgtggacagctATAAGTTCCTGGGAGTCCACATCTCCGAGGACCTGACCTGGACAACCAGCTGCTCCAAACTCATCAAGAAGGCACATCAGCGCCTGTTCTTCATGAGGACCCTGAGGAAGAATCATCTGTCCTCAGAGATCCTCACGAACTTCTACCACTGCACAATTGAGAGCATCCTCACCAACTGTATTACAGTTTGGTACGGGAACTGTTCTGTCGCCGACCGGAAGGCGCTTTAGAGGGTGGTGAAAACTGCCCACCACATCGCCAGGGCACCGCTCCCTACCATCAAGGATATCTATAGGAAGCGGTGTCTGAAAAGGGCCGGGAAAATCACCAAGGACTTCACTCACCCTGCACACACACccttctccctccctccctctgggAGGTGTTACAGAAGCTTGCGGACCAGAACCACCAGGCACCggaacagcttctttcccacaGCTGTCATGCTCCTGAACCCCCCATCCCCCCATACAATAATAACATAtggactcacacacacacacacacacacacacacacacacacacacacacacacacacacacacacacgcacacacacacacacacacacacacacacaatttgtaTACAATCTGTATAGATTCTGTAAATCTTATCTGCCATTATTTATCTTGCATTATAAACCCActaatacatatataatccTTTTTCCTAACATTACTGTAAATTCTATTTATACACAACATTTTACAGTCACCTactattactttttacttaCATATACACTTATAAACAATATTTATATCCTGTATAGCACTCTTCTGGATAGATGCAaaccacatttcgttgctttgtacttgtgacagtgcaatgacaatgaagttgaattctattctattctattctaacgTCTGAAGGtctcaagcaaaaaaaaaacaactccctTCTCTTCTGTATGTCGTTAAGAAATATTCTATTGTCCTCTTGGAACTGAACCAACATCTTGGGGTTTGGTACTGTTCACATATTTAATATGTTCATCAACTTAGAAATAGATGAGTTATAGTTCTAGAAACATGAAGGCATCCAGAAGAAACATTGGCCTTCATCCACTGTCTTCCATGTTTCCAGGCTATTTACACGATAAATTAACTAACAGACCAGAACTGAGAGAAACACTGAGTGTAAACTAGGAACTGTTGGCTGCTGCTGGCTACACCTCCAGGTTCAGGTTGTTTGCATAAGAACTGTCTAGTTTCCAGCTTGACTTGTTCAGTTAGTGGCTGCAAAGCTTCAGGAACATTCTGCTGGTGAAGCTTCAGATAATCCAGGGTTATATTATGCGAGGCTCAGCAATATAAGAAGCTTTTAGAAATAACAGGAGAGTGTATCCCAGCAACTACTGGGTCAAAAATCATTAAACTCCCAACCAGAactgattaaatattttctccCATCACAGTTGTAGTTACAAAGAAGGTTCTGAAAGTGAAGCTGGTCAGAACCTCCCCTCTGGACCTGGAGGATCCTGCTGTTCTGGAAAACCTGCTGAAGCAggtaaattacaataaaaccagaaataatcaccaaatgtaaaaacaaatctattttCTTCATTCACTGTATTTTCAGTCGTAATGGAGCGAACATGTTGGTGAGCAGGTGAAAAGGTTCTGGTTTGGTTCTGAACGAGCAGATATGGTACCAGGGACAACTCTAGCCTGAAAACTCATTTATCTGCTGCTAGCTGCTCTCAGGTGATGACTGCATGAAGAAAGGAGCAGCTCAAAGCAGATCAGCAGAACATGCTGAGGGTTGGTACCGAGGTGGAGTCACGTTTGGTACCAGATTATTAACTGTAGTCAGTGACTTCCTCTTCTGGACCAGATCCTGACTGATGGCGACTCATCAGGGTCTTTGATGGATCCCAGTTTGTTGGCTTTGGATTCTCCAGCTGCTTACGGAGGGATggttggtggtggcagcatcatgctgtggggtggATGGAATGATGCTTCAGAGCTGGCATTTTCCTCACCGCAGGTCCAACTAGGTCCAACATTTCTCCTTCATTCAGGGAAATCCTCTGATCACCACCAAATGGTTCCTGGATTGTTGGAAGAAGGTTCTCCAGGAGGACCTTTGGATCCCACCCTTCATTGATTGCAGTGGTCTGAGGAGGATTGGGAGGAAACCCACTGGCTTGGTGGAGAAGCAACGCCACACATAGATTGGACCAGAAACCTTCACTGCTGCCACCAAATGGGCCTCATGGTGGCTCTCAGAGTTTCTTCTCCTGGTTTTCAAAACAACCAGAAGGAGGATTCATCAGAGAAGAAAGGGTTGCCCCAGTCCTCTGCTGTCCGgacttgtacttcctgcagaaccGCGGTCTGGCCTCCATGGTCAGAAGTGTCTTCTTGTAATAAAGTCTTCTCCACACTGAAGATGCAGCTATATGAAGCTGCTGAGCAACCTTTGCACTGGTGGAGACCTGGTTGTGTTTCATCCTCCTCATGAGGAGACACAGCCTGGTTCTAGCTTGACCTGCTAGGACATCCTGAAAGTTCTTCTCTGCGGTTGAACCTGTCAGGTCAAAATATCTTGTTTCTTCCAGCAGCTTCCTGCCTGTGAAGATGTTCTGATGCAAAGAGACAAAGTAGCTTTTCTTTGGAGGAAACAAGATCAAGATAATGGTTGTGTGCTTAATCCAAAAGTACTAATGTCAGGAAAATGAACTAAAAAAGTCTAAACCAGTCACCTGTGATAAGATCACAACATGCTGGAACTTCAGTAGAATATTGACCTTAAATAAGCTGTGTCTGTGTAATATTAACATCAGTGATGTTATTGTGTTTCAGCTGGTACTGAAGCTGCAGGAGCAGTGAGGGAAGCCAGAGGTCAAACTGAGCTGGAGGAAGCAGACGGATGGAAAGATATTCCATAAAGAAGATGATATGTAGGAGGATCTTAGAAGCTGAAAATCCAGCTGGTGCAACAGTTATTTCACAAGATGCAAATATTGAAATGATTGTTTAGTTGAAGGAACTCCTCTGAGGAGTGAAGAGGACTGAATTAATGCACAGATGAGCAAAatgttggtggtggtggtgtgtgtgtgtgtgtgtgtgtctttgtgtgtgtgtgtgtgtgtgtgtgtggggggatcattaaattttcaaaaataaatatctacCCCATGCTTAGCTGTTGTTATTGAtccttaaataaaattataataattaaagtaAACTTTAGAGAATATTTCAGTCTTTCAGTCATTTCAGTCGCCTGTCTGAATGTTAGCTTAACTTTTTTTGCTATTGTTGATGGAAGTGAATGAAAATAGTCCAGACATGAAGAAAGAAATCCTCCATCAAACTCTTTTGAGTTTTATGCTGTTGAACAGTAGATGGCGCTGTTGTGTTCTGCTGCTATCATCTCTGTCTGAATATAAACTAGTTACTTTACGCTTGTAAAGAgtctcactgctgtctgactgttAGGAAAGCATGTCAAGAATAAATGATGAGTTTTATCAGATGAAAAGAAGtttgtttcatttctgttttagttcatttttacTTAAGTCATAAGCAAAAATCAAGACCACACATATTCAATTTGAGAAAATTCTCTTCTGAATTGAATCTTTGGTTCTGCTCTCAGATTTATTGCTTCTTGCTCAGACATTTTCTGCTCCTCCTTGCCTCCTTTTCCAAACCTCTTCTCTGCTCAAGTGAGAGATGCACTCACAAACTTGCTGTCTCgacatttggatttttttgttgctcTCTCTCGGATTAGAGTTGAATCATGGCTTAACAACCATTAAAGCCAATAGAAAAACTTCCTCAGATAAGTTGTGCTTGTTTACTTCTACTGAGTTATCCCGGGCTCACGTTGAATGATCTAGATACGGTTGCAACGCTACATGGAACATAGATAATTAAAAATCAGCATCTCTTACATGTGATTGTGGGTCTGATTATGGAGGCCCTGCAGCGCATCAAAACACACCACAAGAAAGAAGTTTGCAATTTGCAGCGATCCCCGTATCAAATTTCACGAGCCAAACAGGAAACATCGGCTGATGGACAGGATAAACTTCCAGTgaatttctgaataaaatcaatGAATAAAAACGTCAACACAGAAACATGGGGAAACAGAGGGGATTTTGGAGGATAAAGTACGATATTTAAACTTACACATAATGAGTTTTgccctaaaaaaaagaaaatcatggctgttttttaataatttatgagGGATAGACACAGAAAGGACCAGATGAACTTCTGTTCTAGCCAGTCCCAATTCACTAGGTGGAGCCACAGCTGGCTGCTGTGGAGCAGTGTGAGTGGGGGTTTGTAGCAAACTGGAATTggacaacaaaaatcacatgtggagTTCCCCAatggtccatcctgggtccctcctattcaatatctacatgctccctgtagctcagatcataaaacaacatcagctaccatcactatgcagacgacacacagctctacgtcaccatgtcaccaggtaactatgaaaagacaaaagttgtaatccttggaccagagtcctcaaaagcGTCAAAACTTCTTAATTAATCACTTGTTCTCGGtagcattaaattggcctctggtaataaattaaaaaatctttttgacTAAGTTAAATGCCtcccaggggccagaacgggcgac
Coding sequences within:
- the LOC118560325 gene encoding P-selectin-like; its protein translation is MSFPSEGDYWDRIAPTPVFKASTSRVNWTEGSGYMRIEACETLALRRRKARLAAGAQVKVFLVEVRPESALLPELTCLSTLQYHLHQRESHWISTNLPGSSQASTSFFTSKEDRKGQMENVFQFFAAASALCAVSSLPAHKYHFVYEPKTWNEAQSFCREHYSDLATIHNMDDVNILNEMADSQQMRAWIGLYDNWKWSGSDGEYRNWQSDQPTTYQAEENCVAMMPNSQWIDAPCEWLLRPVCSDGTGEESSFQVPA